A genomic segment from Phragmites australis chromosome 6, lpPhrAust1.1, whole genome shotgun sequence encodes:
- the LOC133921011 gene encoding transmembrane 9 superfamily member 11-like, translated as MARLGALLLFVVAVAAAALLSAPGARGFYLPGSYPHKYNPGESLSVKVNSLTSIDTEMPFSYYSLPFCTPPEGVKDSAENLGELLMGDRIENSPYRFRMYTNESDIFLCRSAPLTPDAFSLLKKRIDEMYQVNLILDNLPAIRYTKKDDYFLRWTGYPVGVRVGVDYYVFNHLQFTVLVHKYEEANVARVMGAADATDVIPAGGKDGGAGSSSGWMVVGFEVVPCSIKHNPEDVKSLKMYDRYPSTIKCDPTTVSMSIKENEPIVYTYEVSFVESDIKWPSRWDAYLKMEGAKVHWFSILNSLMVIAFLAGIVFVILLRTVRRDLTKYEELDSEAQAQMNEELSGWKLVVSDVFRAPSNPMLLCVMVGDGVQILGMAMVTILFAALGFMSPASRGTLITGMLFFYMVLGILAGYVAVRVWKTIKCGDHSGWVGVSWRAACFFPGIAFLILTTLNFLLWGSQSTGAIPFSLFVVLLLLWFCISVPLTLVGGFLGAKAPHIEYPVRTNQIPREIPPQKYPSWLLVLGAGTLPFGTLFIELFFIMSSIWMGRVYYVFGFLFIVLLLLVIVCAEVSLVLTYMHLCVEDWKWWWKSFFSSGSVAIYIFLYSINYLVFDLKNLSGPVSATLYIGYSLFMVIAIMLATGTVGFISSFCFVHYLFSSVKAD; from the coding sequence ATGGCCCGCCTCGGCGCGCTCCTCCTCTTCGTCGTCGCCGTGGCGGCGGCCGCGCTCCTCTCGGCGCCGGGCGCCCGCGGCTTCTACCTCCCGGGGAGCTACCCGCACAAGTACAACCCCGGCGAGTCCCTGAGCGTGAAGGTGAACTCCCTCACATCCATCGACACCGAGATGCCCTTCAGCTACTACAGCCTCCCCTTCTGCACCCCGCCCGAGGGCGTCAAGGACAGCGCCGAGAACCTCGGCGAGCTCCTCATGGGCGACCGCATCGAGAACTCGCCCTACCGCTTCAGGATGTACACCAACGAGTCCGACATCTTCCTCTGCCGCTCGGCGCCGCTGACGCCCGACGCCTTCTCGCTCCTCAAGAAGCGCATCGACGAGATGTACCAGGTTAACCTCATCCTCGACAACCTCCCCGCCATCCGCTACACCAAGAAGGATGACTACTTCCTGCGCTGGACCGGCTACCCCGTCGGGGTACGCGTCGGCGTCGACTACTACGTCTTCAACCACCTCCAGTTCACCGTCCTTGTACACAAGTACGAGGAGGCCAATGTCGCACGCGTCATGGGCGCTGCCGACGCCACCGATGTCATCCCGGCCGGTGGCAAGGACGGCGGCGCTGGGTCGTCCTCGGGGTGGATGGTTGTTGGGTTTGAGGTCGTGCCGTGCAGCATCAAGCACAACCCGGAGGATGTCAAGTCGCTCAAGATGTACGACCGGTACCCCAGCACGATCAAGTGCGACCCGACCACCGTGTCGATGAGCATCAAGGAGAACGAGCCCATTGTCTACACGTATGAGGTGTCGTTCGTGGAGAGCGACATCAAGTGGCCATCGAGGTGGGATGCCTACCTGAAGATGGAGGGGGCCAAGGTGCACTGGTTCTCCATTCTCAACTCCCTGATGGTGATTGCCTTCCTCGCTGGTATTGTGTTTGTCATACTGTTGAGGACTGTGAGGCGTGATCTGACCAAGTATGAGGAGCTTGATAGCGAGGCTCAGGCGCAGATGAATGAGGAGCTGTCTGGGTGGAAGCTTGTGGTCAGTGATGTCTTCCGTGCGCCAAGCAATCCAATGCTGCTCTGCGTCATGGTTGGGGATGGTGTTCAGATCCTTGGGATGGCGATGGTGACCATTCTATTTGCTGCACTTGGGTTCATGTCCCCAGCCTCCCGTGGCACTCTGATCACGGGCATGCTGTTCTTCTATATGGTCCTTGGAATTCTGGCAGGATACGTTGCCGTTCGTGTATGGAAGACAATCAAGTGTGGGGATCACTCCGGGTGGGTTGGTGTTTCGTGGAGGGCGGCTTGCTTCTTCCCTGGAATCGCATTCTTGATCCTTACCACACTGAACTTCCTGTTGTGGGGAAGCCAGAGCACTGGTGCCATCCCCTTCTCACTGTTCGTTGTGCTGCTTCTGCTTTGGTTCTGCATCTCCGTGCCGCTTACACTTGTTGGTGGATTCCTTGGTGCCAAAGCACCACACATTGAGTACCCTGTCCGCACGAACCAGATCCCTCGTGAAATCCCTCCTCAGAAGTACCCATCCTGGTTGTTGGTTCTTGGTGCTGGCACACTGCCCTTCGGCACCCTATTCATCGAGCTCTTCTTCATCATGTCAAGCATATGGATGGGCCGTGTGTACTATGTTTTTGGATTCCTTTTCATCGTCTTGCTGCTCCTGGTTATTGTCTGCGCTGAGGTTTCCCTGGTTCTGACTTACATGCACCTCTGTGTTGAGGATTGGAAGTGGTGGTGGAAATCATTCTTCTCATCTGGATCAGTGGCAATCTACATTTTCTTGTACTCAATCAACTATCTCGTTTTTGACCTCAAAAACCTGAGTGGACCTGTGTCAGCGACCCTCTACATCGGCTACTCGCTCTTCATGGTGATTGCTATTATGCTGGCAACTGGCACAGTTGGGTTCATTTCTTCATTCTGCTTTGTCCACTATCTTTTCTCATCGGTGAAAGCAGACTAA